A section of the Desulfurispora thermophila DSM 16022 genome encodes:
- a CDS encoding FprA family A-type flavoprotein produces the protein MKQAISIVPGVYWVGAKDPDLRIFDIVMETKYGTTYNAYLVQGREKTALIETVKVRFYEELKERITSVVPLDKIDYIVVNHTEPDHSGSMVRLLADAPQATVVGSKVAIKFLKQQVNRDFPCREVGDGDQVDLGGKTLRFINAPFLHWPDSMFTYLPEDKILFTCDAFGCHYCGDSIFNDEVGDISDAYKYYFDVIVKPFRQYVLEAAEKIQGLAVDIIAPSHGPVLRQDPWKYVQIYAQWSKQEKDPAAPKKVAVLYSSAYGYTGSLAKEIAAGLQESGVQVELLEIIMHPLSELVDKIEAADGFLIGSPTINRDAVPPVWQLLSGVSAIINKGKPAGAFGSYGWSGEAVKFIEQRLKDLQLKVPVPGLRVNFAPAEGDLARARDFGRQFAAAVQQG, from the coding sequence ATGAAACAGGCCATATCGATTGTACCAGGTGTATACTGGGTGGGGGCCAAAGACCCCGACCTGCGCATCTTTGATATTGTTATGGAAACCAAGTACGGCACCACATATAACGCCTATCTGGTGCAGGGACGGGAGAAAACAGCGCTGATTGAAACTGTCAAAGTGCGGTTTTATGAGGAACTGAAGGAACGCATCACCTCGGTGGTGCCGCTGGACAAGATTGATTACATTGTTGTCAACCATACCGAACCCGATCATTCCGGCTCCATGGTGCGCCTGCTGGCCGATGCCCCCCAGGCTACTGTGGTGGGTTCCAAGGTAGCCATCAAGTTTTTAAAACAGCAGGTCAACCGCGACTTCCCCTGCCGGGAGGTGGGTGACGGCGATCAGGTGGATCTGGGCGGCAAAACACTGCGTTTTATCAATGCTCCCTTCCTGCACTGGCCTGATTCCATGTTCACCTATCTGCCGGAAGACAAGATTCTCTTTACCTGTGACGCTTTTGGTTGCCATTACTGCGGTGACTCTATTTTCAATGATGAAGTGGGCGACATCAGCGATGCCTATAAATATTACTTTGATGTGATTGTCAAGCCCTTCCGCCAGTACGTGCTGGAGGCGGCGGAAAAGATCCAGGGGCTGGCAGTGGATATAATCGCCCCTTCGCACGGACCGGTTTTGCGTCAGGATCCCTGGAAATATGTACAGATTTATGCCCAGTGGTCCAAGCAAGAAAAAGACCCGGCCGCGCCCAAAAAAGTGGCTGTGCTGTACAGTTCGGCTTATGGCTACACCGGCAGCCTGGCGAAAGAGATCGCTGCCGGACTGCAGGAAAGCGGCGTGCAGGTCGAACTGCTGGAGATTATCATGCACCCGCTGTCCGAATTGGTGGATAAGATTGAAGCGGCCGATGGTTTCTTGATCGGCTCGCCCACCATCAACCGGGATGCCGTCCCGCCGGTGTGGCAGCTTCTGTCCGGCGTTTCGGCCATCATCAACAAGGGCAAGCCGGCCGGAGCCTTTGGCTCCTACGGCTGGAGCGGAGAAGCCGTAAAGTTCATTGAGCAGCGTTTGAAAGACCTGCAGCTGAAAGTGCCGGTTCCCGGACTGCGGGTGAACTTTGCTCCGGCGGAAGGGGACCTGGCCAGGGCGCGCGATTTCGGCCGCCAGTTTGCCGCGGCTGTGCAGCAGGGATAG